In Anabaena sphaerica FACHB-251, a single window of DNA contains:
- a CDS encoding RNA-guided endonuclease InsQ/TnpB family protein, whose product MRLVERHIIKQNHIRFRKIDKMSFLSKNLFNCAVYLCRQAVFRGQPIPTFNQIYHSLKKSYDYKALPSKVAQLVFKQVDKCFKSYQEAKKEYKLNPGKFLGEPKLPKYKHKQKGRNVLTFNNQAVSKKALKKGLISPSGLSILIKTKLVQIEEVRIIPKNNVYIIEAVYEREETTLRVQQSPIDGNRQDGGCFTIESNNRIAAIDIGLNNLATVSSNCLDFQPFIVCGKAIKSCNQFYNKVKASLQSQLPKNQKTSRKIEALTLKRNNKVDYYLHTASRFIINQLVSQNITHLIIGKNENWKQNINLGSKTNQNFTNIPHARFIQQLEYKAKLVGIKVQITEESYTSKCSFLDFEPIKKHEQYLGKRVKRGLFKSRSGKPYSADLNGSLNILRKVAGESIFDRNSVERLVVSIGKV is encoded by the coding sequence ATGCGATTAGTTGAGCGACATATAATTAAACAGAATCACATCAGGTTTAGAAAAATTGATAAAATGTCTTTTTTATCAAAAAATCTGTTTAACTGTGCTGTTTATTTATGTCGTCAAGCTGTTTTTAGAGGTCAACCAATACCAACATTCAATCAAATATATCATTCACTCAAGAAGAGTTATGATTACAAGGCTTTACCGAGCAAAGTCGCTCAACTGGTATTTAAACAAGTTGATAAATGCTTTAAATCTTACCAAGAAGCTAAGAAAGAATATAAGTTAAATCCAGGTAAGTTTTTAGGTGAACCAAAATTACCTAAATATAAACATAAACAAAAAGGGAGAAATGTTCTAACTTTTAATAATCAGGCTGTTTCTAAGAAAGCCTTAAAAAAAGGTTTAATATCACCTTCTGGATTGTCAATTTTAATTAAAACTAAACTTGTTCAAATTGAAGAAGTGAGGATTATTCCTAAAAATAATGTCTACATTATTGAGGCAGTTTATGAAAGAGAAGAAACCACCCTACGGGTTCAGCAGTCCCCCATCGACGGAAACCGCCAAGATGGGGGCTGCTTCACCATAGAGAGCAATAATAGAATAGCGGCGATTGACATAGGTTTAAATAATTTAGCTACTGTTAGTAGTAATTGTTTAGATTTTCAACCTTTTATTGTTTGTGGCAAGGCAATTAAATCTTGTAACCAGTTTTACAACAAAGTTAAAGCTAGTCTCCAATCTCAGCTACCTAAAAATCAAAAAACTTCTCGAAAAATAGAAGCATTAACACTCAAGCGTAACAATAAAGTGGATTACTACCTCCACACAGCTAGTAGATTTATTATTAATCAGCTAGTTAGTCAAAATATCACACATTTGATTATAGGTAAAAATGAAAACTGGAAACAGAACATTAACTTAGGAAGTAAAACTAACCAAAACTTTACCAATATTCCTCATGCGCGATTTATACAGCAGTTAGAATATAAAGCTAAACTTGTGGGCATCAAGGTACAAATTACAGAGGAAAGCTACACATCAAAATGTAGTTTTCTGGATTTTGAACCAATCAAAAAGCATGAGCAATATTTAGGTAAAAGAGTTAAAAGAGGTTTATTTAAGTCCCGGTCGGGTAAACCTTATTCAGCAGATTTAAACGGTTCTCTGAATATATTAAGAAAGGTAGCTGGGGAGTCTATCTTTGATAGAAACTCAGTAGAGAGGCTTGTAGTGAGCATCGGTAAGGTGTAG
- a CDS encoding HEPN domain-containing protein, whose product MNTEQEKLLEKAERSLQAAAELNQNGFAEFAASRGYYAMFYIATAFLEGEGLAYSKHSAVIAAFGEKFARPQRVPREFHRYLIDAERTRLRGDYNTDPNITQADADQIIQRTIEMLDFAKANIDSLPP is encoded by the coding sequence ATGAACACTGAACAAGAAAAACTTCTGGAAAAAGCCGAGAGAAGTTTGCAAGCAGCAGCAGAACTCAATCAAAACGGTTTTGCTGAATTTGCAGCATCTCGTGGTTATTATGCGATGTTTTATATTGCTACCGCTTTTTTAGAAGGAGAAGGACTAGCTTATTCTAAACATTCAGCTGTAATTGCTGCTTTTGGAGAAAAGTTTGCACGTCCACAAAGAGTTCCTCGTGAATTTCATCGTTATTTAATTGATGCGGAAAGAACTCGTTTACGCGGTGACTATAATACTGATCCTAACATTACACAAGCTGATGCCGATCAGATTATTCAAAGAACTATCGAAATGCTAGATTTTGCCAAAGCAAATATTGACTCTCTACCCCCTTGA
- a CDS encoding IS607 family transposase: MKLSDYAKSKGISYQTAWRMWKRGELKATQLPTGTVIVDVQKTTEGVVIYARVSSSENKANLDNQAQRLVRYCEAKGYQIKKVIKEIGSGVNDNRKKLVELLNEDDYKIIVVEHKDRLTRIGFNYLKVLLNKQGKDIEVVNLAEEETEDIMQDFISIINSFCARIYGLRRRKRKTECIVKCLESECD, from the coding sequence ATGAAACTATCTGACTATGCAAAATCAAAAGGAATAAGCTATCAGACTGCTTGGAGAATGTGGAAACGTGGTGAACTTAAAGCTACGCAACTACCTACAGGTACAGTCATCGTTGATGTACAAAAAACAACCGAAGGAGTCGTTATTTACGCGAGAGTTTCAAGCTCTGAAAATAAAGCGAATTTAGATAATCAAGCCCAAAGACTTGTGCGTTACTGCGAAGCTAAGGGCTACCAAATAAAAAAAGTAATTAAAGAAATAGGAAGTGGGGTTAATGATAATCGTAAAAAATTAGTTGAATTACTAAATGAAGATGATTACAAAATCATTGTTGTGGAACATAAAGACCGATTAACCAGAATTGGTTTTAATTATTTGAAGGTTCTGCTTAACAAACAAGGCAAGGATATTGAAGTAGTAAATCTGGCAGAAGAAGAAACAGAAGATATTATGCAGGATTTTATTTCGATAATAAATAGCTTTTGTGCCAGAATCTATGGATTAAGAAGAAGAAAGAGAAAAACAGAGTGTATTGTTAAGTGCCTGGAGTCAGAATGCGATTAG
- a CDS encoding NAD(P)H-quinone oxidoreductase subunit 5, with protein sequence MEVIYQYAWLIPVLPLLGAMLVGLGLISINQVTNRLRQLNAVVIISLMGAAMGLSLALLWSQYQGHAPYLRTLEWASAGNFHLTMGYTIDHLTALMLVIVTTVAFLVMIYTDGYMAHDPGYVRFYAYLSLFGSSMLGLVVSPNLVQIYIFWELVGMCSYLLVGFWYDRKAAADACQKAFVTNRVGDFGLLLGILGLFWATGSFDFMIMGDRLSELVESGSISNFLAIVLAILVFLGPVAKSAQFPLHVWLPDAMEGPTPISALIHAATMVAAGVFLIARMYPVFEHVPAAMNVIAFTGAFTAFLGATIAITQNDIKKGLAYSTISQLGYMVMAMGVGAYSAGLFHLMTHAYFKAMLFLGSGSVIHGMEGVVGHDAVLAQDMRLMGGLRKYMPATGITFLIGCLAISGIPPFAGFWSKDEILGAAFAANPLLWFIGWVTAGITAFYMFRMYFSTFEGKFRGNDEKIKTQLKNAAAAAAEKLGAVELAPNFGPGAMKKGELDSHSHDSHGHHSTSPHESPWTMTLPLLVLAIPSMLIGLIGTPYANYFEQFIFSPNENLAEVMEKAAEFDPHEFYIMAGSSIAISVVGITLAVLMYLARKIDPAAIASKIKPLYELSLNKWYFDDIYHRVFVLGLRRVARQVMEVDFRVVDGAVNLTGFFTLVSGEGLKYLESGRVQFYALIVFGAVLGLVIVFGVT encoded by the coding sequence ATGGAAGTAATCTATCAGTATGCCTGGCTGATTCCAGTGTTACCTCTTTTAGGAGCAATGCTGGTCGGTCTAGGGCTAATCTCGATAAATCAGGTGACAAACCGCCTGCGACAGCTTAACGCTGTGGTAATTATCTCCCTGATGGGAGCAGCTATGGGGCTGTCGTTGGCCTTGCTGTGGAGTCAATATCAAGGCCATGCGCCTTATCTCCGTACCTTAGAATGGGCATCAGCAGGTAATTTTCATCTGACGATGGGCTACACTATCGACCACCTAACAGCCCTGATGTTGGTGATTGTGACAACGGTAGCCTTCCTAGTCATGATTTACACTGATGGCTACATGGCGCATGACCCTGGTTACGTGCGGTTTTACGCCTATCTCAGCTTATTCGGCTCTTCAATGTTAGGTTTGGTGGTCAGTCCCAACCTGGTACAAATTTATATCTTCTGGGAATTAGTAGGGATGTGTTCCTACCTCCTAGTGGGCTTTTGGTACGATCGCAAAGCAGCAGCAGATGCTTGTCAAAAGGCATTTGTAACTAACCGGGTGGGTGACTTTGGTCTACTCCTGGGCATTCTGGGGCTATTTTGGGCAACAGGCAGCTTTGATTTCATGATTATGGGCGATCGCTTATCTGAACTCGTAGAATCAGGTTCTATTAGCAATTTCCTCGCCATCGTCTTAGCAATTTTAGTTTTCCTCGGTCCAGTTGCCAAATCTGCCCAATTTCCCCTCCACGTCTGGCTACCAGATGCAATGGAAGGTCCTACCCCCATTTCTGCCCTCATCCATGCGGCAACAATGGTGGCAGCGGGTGTATTCCTAATTGCGCGGATGTACCCAGTGTTTGAACACGTTCCCGCAGCTATGAACGTGATCGCCTTCACAGGGGCATTTACAGCATTTTTGGGCGCGACTATCGCTATTACCCAAAACGACATCAAAAAGGGCTTGGCTTACTCCACCATTTCCCAACTCGGTTACATGGTGATGGCTATGGGAGTAGGCGCTTACAGTGCGGGATTATTCCACCTGATGACCCACGCCTATTTTAAGGCGATGCTATTCCTGGGTTCAGGCTCGGTAATTCACGGTATGGAAGGCGTGGTTGGCCATGATGCTGTATTAGCACAGGATATGCGCTTAATGGGTGGACTGCGGAAATATATGCCTGCCACCGGTATCACTTTCTTAATTGGTTGTTTGGCAATTTCCGGAATTCCTCCCTTTGCTGGTTTTTGGTCAAAAGATGAAATTCTCGGTGCGGCTTTTGCAGCTAACCCCCTGCTGTGGTTCATTGGTTGGGTGACTGCTGGGATTACCGCTTTTTATATGTTTAGAATGTATTTCTCGACATTTGAAGGCAAATTCCGGGGTAATGATGAGAAAATCAAAACCCAACTCAAGAATGCTGCGGCTGCTGCGGCTGAAAAATTAGGTGCTGTGGAATTAGCGCCTAACTTTGGTCCTGGGGCGATGAAAAAAGGCGAACTGGATAGTCACTCTCACGACTCCCACGGACATCACAGCACTTCTCCTCATGAGTCTCCTTGGACAATGACTCTACCGTTGTTGGTGTTGGCTATCCCTTCGATGTTAATTGGTTTGATAGGTACTCCCTACGCCAATTATTTTGAGCAGTTCATCTTTTCTCCTAACGAAAATTTGGCTGAAGTAATGGAAAAGGCTGCGGAATTTGACCCCCATGAGTTTTACATTATGGCGGGTAGTTCTATTGCTATTTCTGTTGTGGGTATTACTTTGGCGGTGCTGATGTATTTAGCCCGGAAAATTGACCCCGCTGCGATCGCATCCAAAATCAAACCACTGTATGAATTATCGTTGAACAAGTGGTATTTTGACGATATTTATCATCGTGTGTTTGTGCTTGGTTTGCGTCGTGTGGCTAGACAAGTGATGGAAGTTGATTTCCGTGTTGTTGACGGTGCGGTTAATTTAACTGGTTTCTTTACTTTGGTTAGTGGTGAAGGTCTGAAATACCTGGAAAGCGGTCGGGTTCAATTCTATGCTCTGATCGTTTTTGGGGCTGTTTTGGGCTTGGTGATCGTTTTTGGTGTTACCTGA
- the psb27 gene encoding photosystem II protein Psb27, with product MKHYWSRLLALVLVITVGLMGCSGSPDGLTGDYRQDTLAVVNTLKQAIEVSPDDPNKAALQAVARQKINDFSARYQRANSVSGLSSFTTMRTALNALAGHYSSYPNRPIPEKLKNRLEQEFARVEAALKRGG from the coding sequence ATGAAACATTATTGGTCGCGTCTGCTGGCACTGGTTTTAGTTATCACCGTCGGCTTAATGGGTTGTTCTGGTAGTCCTGATGGCTTAACTGGAGATTATCGTCAAGACACCTTGGCTGTAGTCAACACCTTAAAACAAGCCATAGAAGTATCACCAGATGATCCAAATAAAGCAGCACTTCAAGCCGTAGCACGTCAAAAAATTAATGACTTTTCAGCACGTTATCAAAGAGCTAATTCTGTTTCTGGCTTGAGTTCCTTTACAACTATGCGAACAGCACTCAACGCTTTAGCTGGACACTATAGTTCTTACCCTAACCGTCCCATACCTGAAAAGCTGAAAAATCGCCTAGAACAAGAGTTTGCTCGTGTCGAAGCAGCCCTGAAGCGTGGTGGTTAA
- a CDS encoding thioredoxin family protein translates to MVLSVSERTFTQEVLESPIPVLVNFEAPWCGLCRIIHPLLLQFQAQCGDEIKLVGVNADQNFKLSTTYRLKSLPTLLLIEKGLVRQRLECFRSRDDLRLALEEIKLSYISSPKTYNIPTTADLECQSA, encoded by the coding sequence ATGGTGTTGTCGGTAAGTGAGCGGACATTTACTCAAGAAGTTTTAGAATCTCCAATTCCTGTATTAGTTAATTTTGAGGCTCCTTGGTGTGGCTTGTGTCGCATCATCCACCCGCTGTTGCTGCAATTTCAAGCTCAATGCGGTGACGAAATTAAACTTGTGGGGGTTAACGCCGACCAAAATTTCAAGCTATCTACCACCTATAGACTTAAATCACTACCGACTTTACTGTTGATTGAAAAAGGACTGGTTCGACAGCGCCTGGAATGTTTTCGCAGTAGAGACGATTTACGTCTGGCCTTAGAAGAAATTAAACTCAGCTACATTAGCAGCCCTAAAACCTACAATATACCAACAACAGCCGACTTGGAGTGTCAATCAGCGTAA
- the cofH gene encoding 7,8-didemethyl-8-hydroxy-5-deazariboflavin synthase subunit CofH, producing the protein MTNITLDTTLERSLLGFNISPSEAVVLLKQTDPDAVNAIREAADQMRQKQAGETVTYVINRNINFTNICEQHCSFCAFRRDDGDTDAYWLDWAQILEKSTDAVRRGATEICMQGGLNPQAQINGKSLPYYIKLVETIKQEFPQLHLHAFSPQEVQFIARLDGISYTEVIAALRDAGVGSMPGTAAEVLDDEVRRVLCPEKIDTGTWLEIVSTAHKLGVPTTSTMLSGHIETPEQQIRHLEKLRSLQQTALEQGYPARITEFILLPFVGQEAPKSLRRRVGRDQPVLADALLLTAVARLFLGNCIPNHQPSWVKLGLAGATEALTWGCNDIGGTLMEEHITTMAGAIGGTCMEVETLQSAIASLNRPYQQRNTLYEGIGNG; encoded by the coding sequence GTGACTAATATAACCTTGGATACAACTCTTGAGCGTTCCTTACTAGGGTTTAATATATCACCATCTGAGGCAGTAGTATTATTAAAACAAACTGACCCAGATGCTGTAAATGCTATTCGGGAAGCAGCTGACCAAATGCGGCAAAAACAAGCTGGTGAGACTGTTACTTACGTAATAAACCGTAATATTAATTTTACTAACATCTGTGAACAACACTGTAGTTTTTGTGCTTTCCGGCGGGATGATGGTGATACGGATGCTTACTGGTTAGATTGGGCGCAGATTTTGGAAAAATCTACAGATGCGGTGCGTCGGGGTGCAACTGAGATTTGTATGCAAGGGGGACTAAACCCACAAGCGCAAATCAACGGAAAATCCTTACCTTATTACATTAAGTTGGTGGAAACCATTAAACAGGAGTTTCCCCAGCTACATTTACACGCTTTTTCTCCCCAGGAAGTTCAGTTTATTGCCCGATTAGACGGAATTTCTTATACTGAGGTTATTGCAGCTTTGCGTGATGCTGGTGTGGGTTCCATGCCAGGAACAGCAGCAGAAGTGTTAGATGATGAAGTCAGACGGGTATTGTGTCCAGAAAAGATTGATACTGGAACTTGGTTAGAAATTGTCAGTACGGCACATAAATTAGGTGTACCTACCACCAGTACAATGTTATCTGGGCATATTGAAACCCCAGAACAGCAAATTAGACATTTAGAAAAATTGCGATCGCTCCAACAAACAGCCCTTGAACAAGGATACCCCGCCAGAATTACTGAATTTATTTTATTGCCCTTCGTTGGTCAAGAAGCGCCTAAATCCTTACGTCGTCGGGTAGGAAGAGATCAACCAGTCTTAGCAGATGCACTTTTACTAACTGCGGTAGCACGGTTATTCTTAGGAAACTGCATACCTAACCATCAACCAAGTTGGGTAAAATTAGGGCTTGCTGGTGCGACAGAAGCCTTAACTTGGGGTTGTAACGATATTGGTGGCACATTGATGGAAGAACACATTACCACAATGGCCGGGGCTATCGGTGGTACTTGTATGGAAGTAGAAACCTTGCAAAGTGCGATCGCTTCCCTCAACCGACCTTATCAACAACGTAATACTTTGTATGAGGGAATAGGTAATGGGTAA
- a CDS encoding LA_3751/LA_3752 family putative glycosyltransferase: MNKLKANLPLLIILSGVIFSLYLLSQVADDIYFSGDGGLKALLAKQLGSGNLRFDLNLQVPPWVQNTWNSGLYPFEPPFSYKINNLYYITFPFTFPLVTAPFYAIFGYRGFYIIPLISTWIIWFNFYRFCQAFNLDKFIISIGLITLIFASPLTMYSSMYWEHTLAVCLAFSGLVIIFSNRENDFTNKQAILSGILIGLSVWFRPEFLALVAILIMLVIVSYLLKLDLITIIKDKKIIFLASLILTILCFFALNKMIYNHPLGAHAFQVVENFSLQERLLKSFKFFNELKDSLLKHFPIIYFAVGISVISIFQINLRLKIAIAQILLISALFLLIVPILIPSDGGKQWGSRFLLILIPLFNVIAISGLEKTWKIKQFGIRYISTGILAMLFVVGFNLNIIEGTETAYQKGKNENIEVLDFLRKDSNKIVAVANQYVGQSFEATFKQKIFFLTKQPDDVSKLGLALDEQGYKKFLYICPFYDKCFSSPNIPNKLEVAAKPKNLIIQLKKIKENKRYRIEEATIIQKPEKTNS, from the coding sequence ATGAATAAATTAAAAGCTAATTTACCATTACTGATTATTTTATCAGGTGTGATTTTTTCTTTATATTTACTGTCACAGGTTGCAGATGATATTTACTTTAGTGGTGATGGTGGACTCAAAGCATTGTTAGCTAAACAACTTGGCTCTGGTAACTTACGCTTTGATTTAAACCTACAAGTACCCCCATGGGTACAGAATACTTGGAATAGCGGATTATATCCTTTTGAACCTCCATTTAGTTATAAAATTAATAACCTTTATTATATCACATTTCCTTTTACATTTCCCCTAGTAACCGCACCATTTTACGCCATTTTCGGTTATAGAGGATTTTATATAATACCTTTAATTTCTACATGGATTATCTGGTTTAATTTTTATCGTTTCTGTCAGGCTTTCAATCTCGATAAGTTCATAATTTCCATAGGTTTGATTACCTTAATTTTCGCTTCTCCACTGACTATGTATAGTTCCATGTATTGGGAACATACACTGGCGGTATGTTTGGCATTTAGTGGCTTAGTGATTATCTTTTCTAACAGAGAAAACGACTTTACCAACAAACAAGCCATACTCAGTGGTATATTAATTGGTTTATCAGTTTGGTTTAGACCAGAGTTTCTAGCATTAGTAGCTATTTTGATAATGCTAGTAATTGTATCATATCTACTTAAACTAGATTTAATTACCATTATCAAAGATAAAAAAATAATATTTCTAGCTAGTTTAATACTCACTATCTTGTGTTTCTTTGCTTTGAACAAAATGATTTATAATCATCCTTTGGGCGCTCATGCGTTCCAAGTGGTAGAAAATTTTTCACTGCAAGAAAGACTATTGAAATCATTTAAGTTTTTTAATGAACTCAAAGACAGCTTGCTGAAACATTTTCCTATCATATACTTTGCCGTAGGAATTTCTGTTATTTCTATATTTCAAATTAACTTGAGATTAAAAATTGCAATCGCCCAAATATTATTAATATCAGCTTTATTTCTGTTAATAGTACCTATACTTATTCCTAGTGATGGTGGTAAACAGTGGGGATCGCGCTTTTTATTAATTCTCATCCCCTTATTTAATGTCATCGCCATATCTGGTTTAGAGAAAACTTGGAAAATTAAACAGTTCGGTATCAGATATATTAGCACGGGAATTTTAGCGATGCTGTTTGTTGTGGGATTTAATCTCAACATAATTGAAGGTACAGAAACTGCTTATCAAAAAGGTAAAAATGAAAATATTGAAGTCCTTGATTTTTTACGGAAAGATAGTAACAAAATTGTAGCTGTCGCTAATCAATATGTTGGACAAAGTTTTGAAGCCACCTTCAAACAAAAAATATTTTTTCTCACTAAGCAACCTGATGATGTTAGTAAATTAGGTTTGGCATTGGATGAACAAGGATATAAAAAATTTCTGTATATATGTCCTTTTTACGATAAATGCTTTTCCTCCCCCAACATACCTAATAAATTAGAAGTAGCTGCAAAGCCGAAGAATTTAATTATTCAGCTAAAAAAAATCAAAGAAAATAAAAGATACAGAATAGAAGAAGCTACCATTATTCAAAAGCCAGAGAAAACAAATTCATAA
- the ndhD1 gene encoding photosynthetic/respiratory NAD(P)H-quinone oxidoreductase subunit D1, whose amino-acid sequence MNIANFPWLTTIILFPIAASLLLPIIPDKDGKTVRWYSLAVGLIDFALIVYAFCTGYDFSNPDLQLVESYPWVPQLGLNWSVGADGLSMPLILLTGFITTLAILAAWPVTLKPKLFFFLILAMYGGQIAVFAVQDMLLFFLVWELELVPIYFLLSIWGGKKRQYAATKFILYTAGGSLFILLSALTMGFYGDTVTFDMRSLALKDFGLNLQLLLYAGFLIAYAVKLPIIPLHTWLPDAHGEATAPVHMLLAGILLKMGGYALIRMNAQMLPDAHAYVAPVLVVLGVVNIIYAALTSFAQRNLKRKIAYSSISHMGFVLIGIASFTDLGLSGAMLQMVSHGLIGASLFFLVGATYDRTHTLMLDEMGGVGKKMRKIFAMFTTCSMASLALPGMSGFVAELMVFVGFATSDAYNPTFKVIVIFLMAVGVILTPIYLLSMLREIFYGQENEELVSHQALIDAEPREVFIIACLLIPIIGIGFYPKLLTQMYDATTVQLTARLRDSVPTLTADKAVETVSLSAPIIGN is encoded by the coding sequence ATGAATATAGCTAATTTTCCGTGGTTGACGACGATTATTTTATTTCCCATAGCCGCGTCGCTACTGCTTCCCATCATCCCAGATAAAGACGGCAAAACAGTGCGCTGGTATTCCCTCGCTGTAGGGTTGATAGATTTCGCACTAATTGTTTACGCTTTTTGTACTGGTTATGATTTCTCCAATCCCGATTTGCAATTGGTGGAGAGTTACCCCTGGGTTCCCCAATTGGGTTTAAATTGGTCAGTGGGCGCTGATGGCTTGTCTATGCCCCTGATTTTGCTAACAGGATTCATTACCACCTTGGCGATTTTAGCAGCTTGGCCTGTAACGCTAAAGCCGAAATTATTTTTCTTCTTGATTTTGGCGATGTATGGCGGTCAAATCGCTGTGTTCGCTGTCCAGGATATGCTGTTATTCTTCCTGGTGTGGGAATTGGAACTTGTACCAATTTACTTCCTATTGTCGATTTGGGGCGGTAAAAAACGCCAATATGCAGCGACCAAGTTTATTTTATACACTGCTGGCGGTTCGCTATTTATTTTGTTGTCTGCCTTGACGATGGGATTTTATGGCGATACAGTTACCTTTGATATGCGATCGCTCGCATTGAAAGATTTCGGACTAAATTTACAACTTTTACTGTACGCTGGCTTCCTCATTGCCTACGCTGTGAAGTTGCCCATCATTCCTTTGCACACTTGGCTACCAGATGCCCACGGTGAAGCTACAGCGCCTGTGCATATGTTACTAGCAGGTATTTTGCTGAAAATGGGTGGTTATGCCTTAATTCGCATGAATGCCCAAATGCTCCCCGATGCCCATGCTTATGTTGCACCAGTATTGGTAGTGTTGGGGGTAGTAAATATCATCTACGCTGCCTTAACATCTTTTGCCCAGAGGAACCTCAAACGGAAAATTGCCTACTCTTCAATTTCTCACATGGGCTTTGTTCTGATTGGTATTGCCTCCTTCACCGATTTGGGTTTAAGTGGGGCAATGTTACAAATGGTTTCTCATGGTTTAATTGGGGCAAGTTTGTTCTTTTTAGTCGGTGCAACTTATGACCGGACACACACCCTGATGTTAGATGAAATGGGTGGTGTTGGTAAGAAGATGCGGAAAATTTTCGCTATGTTTACAACTTGTTCGATGGCATCTTTAGCATTGCCTGGAATGAGTGGTTTTGTAGCGGAATTAATGGTATTTGTTGGCTTTGCTACTAGCGATGCTTATAACCCAACATTCAAAGTAATTGTCATTTTCTTAATGGCAGTTGGTGTGATTTTAACGCCAATTTATCTACTTTCAATGTTGCGAGAAATTTTCTATGGTCAAGAAAACGAAGAGTTAGTTTCTCACCAAGCTTTGATTGATGCTGAACCCCGTGAAGTGTTTATCATTGCTTGTTTGTTGATTCCCATTATCGGCATTGGTTTTTATCCCAAGTTGCTAACACAAATGTACGACGCTACAACTGTACAATTGACAGCAAGGTTGCGTGATTCTGTACCGACTTTGACGGCTGATAAAGCGGTGGAAACTGTTTCTTTAAGTGCGCCAATAATTGGTAATTAA
- a CDS encoding nucleotidyltransferase domain-containing protein yields MLNQPISTVLSQVSKNLKQLYGEQLEKLILFGSQARGTAQSDSDIDVLIVLKDVFNYSQESEKISQVIADLCLEYNVLISCAFATCEQLENHNSGFFRNVRQDGLVI; encoded by the coding sequence ATGCTAAACCAACCAATTTCAACAGTTTTAAGTCAGGTAAGCAAAAACTTAAAACAACTATATGGAGAACAATTAGAGAAACTAATTCTATTTGGTTCACAAGCCAGAGGAACAGCACAATCAGATTCAGATATAGATGTTTTAATTGTGTTAAAAGACGTTTTTAACTATTCTCAAGAAAGCGAAAAAATAAGTCAAGTTATTGCTGATTTATGTTTAGAATACAACGTTTTGATCAGTTGTGCTTTTGCTACTTGTGAACAACTAGAAAATCATAATAGTGGTTTTTTTCGTAATGTCAGACAAGATGGGTTAGTAATATGA
- a CDS encoding NnrU family protein, translating to MMTNPWFTSSHFVILGLQLAFAIAHSGGAALRPWAEKFIGPRLYRILFALVSLPLAVILITYFFNHRYDGWQLWQVQGIPGVKPVVWVLSAISFLFLYPATFNLLEIAAIQKPQVHLYETGIMRITRHPQMVGQVIWCVAHTLWLGTTFTFVTSMGLILHHLFGVWHGDRRLSNRYGEAFAAVKQRTSIIPFKAILDGRQSIQWQEFFRPAYLGVAIFVALLWWSHPLLIVATSRIIW from the coding sequence ATGATGACAAATCCTTGGTTTACCTCCAGTCATTTTGTGATCCTGGGGTTACAATTAGCTTTTGCGATTGCCCACAGCGGAGGCGCTGCTTTGCGTCCTTGGGCAGAAAAATTCATCGGACCAAGGCTTTATCGCATTCTGTTTGCATTAGTTAGCTTACCCTTAGCGGTGATATTAATTACTTACTTTTTTAACCACCGCTATGATGGCTGGCAACTTTGGCAGGTGCAAGGCATACCGGGAGTAAAACCAGTAGTTTGGGTACTATCAGCGATTTCGTTTTTATTTTTATATCCTGCTACCTTCAATCTACTAGAAATTGCGGCTATTCAAAAGCCCCAAGTCCATCTTTATGAGACAGGAATTATGCGTATAACCCGCCATCCGCAAATGGTGGGGCAAGTGATTTGGTGTGTTGCCCATACCCTATGGCTAGGTACTACCTTTACTTTTGTCACATCAATGGGTTTAATACTACACCACTTATTTGGGGTTTGGCATGGCGATCGCCGTTTAAGCAATCGCTATGGAGAAGCTTTTGCAGCCGTCAAACAGCGAACTTCAATTATTCCCTTTAAAGCAATTCTTGATGGTCGTCAATCTATCCAATGGCAGGAATTTTTTCGTCCTGCTTACTTAGGAGTTGCCATTTTTGTAGCCTTGCTTTGGTGGTCTCACCCCCTGTTAATCGTAGCAACTAGTAGGATAATATGGTAG